Proteins from one Alicyclobacillus vulcanalis genomic window:
- a CDS encoding GH36-type glycosyl hydrolase domain-containing protein: MAFDTELVRRAHEFALTQDISSTRGGGFDLWPILRRKVANVRRLAARLEREPAACSEPAHEWLIDHAAYIELQEMLAERLWPHAVLRKLPKMAETGHPRLVDLASCYLDAARGHVEVKALVQFVEAYQDVQVLTTEECHQLENALRVAILMQLSEASEELARRYEVCRAVARLLDEIGRGGGEEGVRRAIDRFSRGRALGAVELVHLVHHLSEWEPDSRELREWLAAHVAHAPESLERLTTYEAEWHAEIQVLVGNLVQSLHALERVSWPTVIPRLSRVEACLRTEPTCNYIRLEPTSRNVLTNQVSWLSEVFRLPETTVAETAVSLARRAWEEAGAPEASAGLPREAFVAHYLCDPDGMHLLRAALKERAKPRPVPQIALRRRPLRSYLLGMAFLFVVILWALLAAFTDGFRARAGATVLLGVLLALPVSEWVISLVHEGIRRLVRPVPLLRLDFSEGLPEDARTMIVLPVIWGSEEDVDEAFDKLELHHLTQRGDNLYLAVLSDLKDAERVTLPEDERLLNRARVRLEELRRKYGAARFFWFHRQRVLNRADGVYMGWERKRGKLVEFIELLRGRDDTTFCIQDGSLDVLPTIRYLFTADLDTELPIGAVGRLVGTMHLPYNRPRLNARGTRVTEGYGVLQPAVAVSPKSSQVSHFARLLSGETGVDPYAFAISNPYQDWFSRGLFVGKGLIHVDAFHAVLCDRIPDNRVLSHDILEGGFLRAGLVADVEVVESQPATLRAYMRRAHRWVRGDWQLIYWLRRVCRNRRGEKQPVDLCGFTRWNIVDHVRHSLVRPALVLLLLCGGLGVLPGPTYGYGLVILATVFLPLWRQLESIRPGEWDLRAVVASLLQSLIMLVVLPFMAVVEVDACVRALYRMGISRRRLLEWIPSSQVDRSDGASAPLLYEPAGYLVAIACSAPGLFGTLGQILSSALALVAWLPAHAIARLVARRPRDARPAPDPALAEHLRDVAAAMWRFYERYVDEEEHHLPPDNVQFEPVERVAHRTSPTNIGLYLLCAAAAADLGLIGREEAVSRLEKTMATLAQLDRWHGHLFNWYDTRTLAPLAPRYVSTVDSGNLVCAMLALAQALREWAAADEAVAGRAQALAEAMDGFVRETDFAPLYRADLRLFSLGYHADRNELENIVYDLLASEVRQASFIAVASGQVPASHWFALSRTMTRAGRFQPLLSWSGTMFEYLMPALLMRHLPQTLWDETYRGVVWKQIDYARRRGVPFGISESGFYAFDRDLNYQYRAFGVPGLGLDRGLDRHLVVAPYASMLSLSIAPDAVADALAQLRELGALGPYGYYEAVDFTADRLPPGERYKIVRSFMAHHQGMAFIAIANYLKRDIWVERFHRLPLVRAAEYMLYERMPKRPALLLKPVHAAHAPNFDQPVYARHARGDDDVWNALTNGRLTTFANARGEGGILWNGIAVTRYRADRYLPYRGPVAYVRDVDRGGFFRTSLHGGQGHVAAEFRPDKSVWKRVVDGLETEWSVVVAPDGDVEIRRLVLKNLGREVRRLEITYFAELALAKPAADLAHPSFQRLFVETGWDDDHKVLWARRRPETDADPDVYAAFHLFAGDDEPAPVEWDSHRARFVGRGGTLAQPEGLWRRLGAEAGSVADPAAILRTTVAVEPGAKRIVYVVTALGAKREEVVEQALRMRHTAVRTRAAQLAWVRAQIDLRQLHLTPDDVADAMELLARFVSKRALSPARKAAIEQNELGPSGLWAHGISGDVPIVVVRLASAAEVPFVAKVARLTHYLAGMGFPSDLVVIDETTSSYRDEMRQRIQAEMARRGVHDASRLAVLKSDQLSSAERALIEAVAVAELRAGGPSVGAQLHGGRPEAAEPVMLASDRLERGPDRPRRESVGVEGEFSNGYGAFVEGGRAYRMRVTAGTKPPRPWTNVMANPSFGTLVTELGTGYTWWRNSREFKLTPWRNDPAFDTPGEVVYLVDLDDGAMASATPSPAGGDRSYVVTHQPGLTTFQSEWGRLACALEVYADRTEPVKWMRLRLRNEGDTPRRIRVVPYAEWVLGVDPLASPPLFVVRRLGADVIAADNRYQEAFRGAMGFLAVGGAGLSVGWLSDKARFLGGGSYACPDALAEEVWRGEDGPAAMPCAAIARHLELAPGEAAEVVVLIGAAASEGEVLRLARRATPEQADESLRTVKAFWSDLLDRVQVRTPDRAFDILMNGWLLYQVLSCRLWARTAFYQAGGAFGFRDQLQDALALVHAWPEVLREQILRAARHQYAEGDVQHWWHEELGKGIRTRFSDDLLWLPYAVSRYLEATGDVSVLDERAPYLVSAPLGDGELERYEDIVWSDAEATIAQHMVRAVERALHFGDHGLPLIGIGDWNDGLSRVGARGRGESVWLAWFLADVLRRMGEIDHPDIAPHRARFASMRERVLQAANEAGWDGQWYRRAVTDDGVWLGAAGSTACRIDAIAQSWAVISGGAPPERALRAMESFDRELVDRRLAVAHLLRPAFREMRPSPGYIQGYPPGLRENGGQYTHGVIWSIIAWAMLGRGDAAHELYALLNPIHHTGTPRDVERYGNEPYVMSADVYTSEPNVGQGGWSWYTGAASWMYQAGLEAILGIRRRGAQLWVSPCIPDDWPGYEVVYRFGSSKYHIRVEPSPGAISAKRGGQPSPSGSPRRPGDVELPYVIDLVDDGQEHEVVVRLSSASAVPKAAVRAGDMARGGLELRAPSREVRVLPLTAMYRERDAQP; the protein is encoded by the coding sequence ATGGCGTTCGACACAGAGCTCGTTAGGCGCGCGCATGAGTTTGCGCTGACGCAGGACATCAGTTCGACGCGCGGCGGGGGATTCGACCTGTGGCCCATCTTGCGCCGCAAGGTGGCCAACGTGCGGCGCTTGGCCGCCAGACTCGAGCGGGAACCCGCGGCCTGTTCCGAGCCTGCGCACGAGTGGTTGATCGATCACGCTGCCTATATCGAACTCCAAGAGATGCTGGCGGAGCGCCTGTGGCCGCATGCCGTACTGCGCAAACTTCCCAAGATGGCGGAAACCGGGCATCCTCGTCTGGTCGATTTGGCGTCGTGTTACTTGGACGCGGCGCGCGGACACGTCGAGGTGAAGGCCCTTGTCCAGTTTGTCGAAGCGTATCAAGACGTACAGGTGCTGACAACCGAAGAGTGCCACCAGCTCGAAAACGCGCTGCGCGTGGCCATTCTGATGCAGCTTTCGGAAGCGAGTGAGGAATTGGCTCGCCGATACGAGGTTTGCCGCGCGGTCGCGCGGCTTTTGGACGAGATCGGGCGCGGGGGCGGGGAAGAGGGCGTCCGGCGCGCCATTGACCGGTTTTCGAGGGGACGCGCGCTCGGCGCCGTGGAGCTGGTTCACCTGGTGCATCACCTCTCCGAGTGGGAGCCGGACAGCCGAGAGCTGCGCGAATGGCTCGCGGCGCACGTCGCCCATGCGCCGGAAAGCCTCGAGCGGCTCACGACGTATGAGGCGGAATGGCACGCAGAAATCCAGGTGCTTGTCGGCAATCTCGTTCAAAGCCTGCATGCCCTGGAACGCGTGTCGTGGCCGACCGTCATCCCGCGCCTCTCGCGGGTCGAGGCGTGCCTGCGCACGGAGCCGACCTGCAACTACATCCGGCTCGAGCCGACGAGCCGCAACGTCCTCACGAACCAGGTCAGCTGGCTCAGCGAGGTGTTCCGCCTGCCGGAGACCACGGTGGCAGAGACCGCCGTCTCGCTCGCGCGCCGCGCCTGGGAAGAGGCGGGGGCGCCCGAGGCCTCCGCCGGCCTGCCCCGCGAGGCCTTTGTCGCGCACTATCTGTGCGATCCCGACGGCATGCACCTCCTCCGCGCGGCGCTGAAGGAGCGGGCGAAGCCGAGACCGGTACCGCAAATCGCGCTCCGCCGCCGCCCGCTCCGCTCGTATTTGTTGGGCATGGCCTTTTTGTTTGTGGTCATCCTCTGGGCGCTCCTCGCCGCGTTCACCGATGGGTTTCGCGCGCGCGCTGGAGCGACCGTTCTGCTCGGCGTCCTGCTCGCGCTTCCCGTCAGCGAGTGGGTGATTTCGCTCGTGCACGAGGGCATCCGCCGCCTCGTCCGGCCGGTCCCCCTGTTGCGCCTCGACTTCAGCGAAGGGCTGCCCGAGGACGCTCGCACCATGATCGTCCTGCCCGTCATCTGGGGGAGCGAGGAGGACGTCGACGAGGCGTTCGACAAACTGGAGCTTCACCACCTGACGCAACGGGGCGACAACCTGTACCTCGCGGTGCTGTCTGATCTCAAGGACGCAGAGCGCGTCACGCTGCCTGAGGACGAGCGCCTGCTCAACCGGGCGCGCGTGCGCCTTGAAGAACTGCGGCGCAAGTACGGCGCCGCCCGCTTCTTCTGGTTCCACCGCCAGCGCGTCCTCAACCGCGCCGACGGCGTGTACATGGGCTGGGAGCGAAAGCGCGGCAAGCTCGTCGAGTTTATCGAGCTGCTGCGCGGCCGCGACGATACCACCTTTTGCATCCAGGACGGCTCTCTCGACGTCCTGCCCACCATCCGCTACCTCTTCACGGCCGATCTCGACACCGAACTGCCCATTGGCGCCGTCGGCCGCCTGGTGGGCACGATGCACCTGCCGTACAACCGTCCGCGCCTTAACGCGCGCGGCACCCGGGTGACCGAGGGGTACGGCGTGCTTCAGCCGGCCGTCGCGGTGAGCCCCAAATCGAGCCAGGTCTCGCACTTCGCACGCCTCCTGTCGGGTGAGACGGGCGTGGATCCGTACGCGTTTGCCATCTCCAACCCGTATCAGGACTGGTTTTCGCGCGGCCTGTTCGTCGGCAAGGGCCTCATCCACGTCGACGCCTTTCACGCCGTGCTCTGCGACCGCATTCCAGACAACCGGGTGTTGAGCCACGACATCCTGGAGGGCGGGTTTTTGCGGGCCGGCCTCGTGGCGGACGTCGAGGTGGTGGAAAGCCAACCTGCCACGTTGCGCGCCTACATGCGGCGCGCCCACCGATGGGTGCGCGGCGACTGGCAGCTCATCTACTGGCTGCGGCGCGTCTGCCGAAACCGGCGCGGCGAGAAGCAGCCCGTCGACCTTTGTGGTTTCACCCGCTGGAATATCGTCGATCACGTCCGGCACAGCCTCGTCCGCCCGGCCCTCGTGTTGCTCCTGTTGTGCGGCGGCCTCGGCGTGTTGCCAGGGCCCACCTACGGTTACGGCCTCGTCATCCTTGCCACGGTCTTTTTGCCCCTGTGGCGGCAGCTCGAGTCCATCCGGCCGGGAGAGTGGGACCTTCGCGCCGTCGTGGCGTCGTTGCTGCAAAGCCTGATCATGCTTGTCGTGCTTCCCTTCATGGCGGTCGTCGAGGTGGACGCCTGCGTCCGCGCGCTCTACCGCATGGGCATCAGCCGGCGCCGGCTGCTCGAGTGGATTCCATCTTCCCAGGTCGACCGGTCGGATGGCGCGTCGGCGCCCTTGCTTTACGAACCCGCGGGCTACCTCGTCGCGATCGCCTGCTCTGCGCCAGGGCTGTTTGGCACGCTGGGGCAGATCCTCTCGAGTGCGCTCGCGCTTGTCGCGTGGCTGCCAGCGCACGCCATCGCCCGCCTTGTCGCGCGGCGCCCCCGGGATGCGCGCCCTGCGCCCGATCCTGCCCTCGCCGAGCACCTGCGCGACGTGGCCGCTGCGATGTGGCGGTTCTACGAGCGATACGTGGACGAGGAAGAACACCACCTGCCGCCCGACAACGTCCAATTTGAGCCCGTGGAACGCGTGGCCCACCGCACTTCGCCCACCAACATCGGGCTGTACCTGCTTTGCGCCGCGGCCGCGGCCGATCTCGGCCTCATCGGGCGAGAGGAGGCGGTTTCGCGCCTGGAGAAGACCATGGCCACGCTCGCGCAGCTCGATCGCTGGCACGGGCACCTGTTCAACTGGTACGACACGCGCACGCTCGCGCCCCTCGCTCCGCGGTACGTGTCCACCGTCGACTCGGGCAACCTGGTCTGCGCCATGCTCGCCCTCGCCCAGGCGCTTCGCGAGTGGGCCGCAGCGGACGAGGCGGTCGCCGGGCGCGCTCAGGCTCTGGCCGAGGCGATGGATGGGTTTGTGCGCGAGACCGACTTCGCGCCGCTTTACCGCGCGGATCTCCGGCTGTTTTCGCTCGGGTACCACGCCGATCGCAACGAGCTGGAAAATATCGTATACGATCTCCTCGCCTCCGAGGTGCGCCAGGCGAGTTTCATCGCCGTCGCGAGCGGGCAGGTGCCGGCGTCTCACTGGTTCGCCCTCTCGCGCACCATGACGCGCGCGGGAAGGTTTCAGCCGCTCCTGTCATGGTCCGGCACGATGTTCGAATACCTGATGCCAGCGCTCTTGATGCGCCATCTGCCGCAGACGCTTTGGGACGAGACGTACCGCGGCGTCGTGTGGAAGCAGATCGACTACGCCAGGCGGCGCGGAGTGCCGTTTGGCATTTCGGAGAGCGGCTTTTACGCGTTCGATCGCGACCTGAACTACCAGTACAGGGCCTTCGGCGTGCCGGGGCTCGGCCTGGATCGCGGCCTCGATCGCCATCTCGTCGTCGCGCCCTACGCGTCCATGCTCTCGCTGTCCATTGCGCCGGACGCGGTCGCCGACGCCCTCGCGCAGCTGCGCGAGCTCGGCGCGTTAGGCCCGTACGGCTATTACGAGGCGGTGGACTTCACGGCGGATCGCCTGCCTCCAGGCGAGCGGTACAAAATCGTGCGGAGCTTCATGGCGCACCACCAGGGCATGGCGTTCATCGCCATCGCGAATTATCTCAAGCGCGACATCTGGGTGGAGCGATTTCACCGGCTCCCGCTCGTGCGCGCCGCCGAGTACATGCTCTACGAGCGCATGCCCAAGCGGCCCGCGCTCCTGCTCAAGCCCGTGCACGCGGCGCACGCGCCGAACTTCGATCAACCCGTGTACGCCCGCCACGCCCGCGGCGACGACGACGTCTGGAACGCGCTCACCAATGGGCGGCTGACCACGTTTGCCAATGCGCGCGGCGAGGGCGGCATCCTCTGGAACGGCATCGCCGTCACGCGGTACCGGGCGGATCGCTACCTGCCGTACCGAGGCCCCGTCGCGTACGTGCGGGACGTCGATCGCGGCGGGTTCTTCCGGACCTCGCTTCACGGAGGGCAGGGCCATGTGGCGGCCGAGTTCCGGCCCGACAAGTCGGTTTGGAAGCGCGTGGTCGACGGCCTGGAGACCGAATGGTCCGTCGTGGTGGCGCCGGACGGTGACGTCGAGATCCGGCGGCTCGTGCTCAAGAATCTGGGGCGCGAGGTTCGCCGGCTCGAAATCACGTACTTCGCCGAGTTGGCGCTCGCCAAACCTGCGGCCGATCTCGCACACCCCTCGTTCCAGCGCCTGTTCGTGGAGACCGGCTGGGACGACGACCACAAGGTGCTCTGGGCGCGGCGCCGCCCAGAGACGGACGCCGATCCCGACGTGTACGCGGCGTTTCACCTGTTCGCCGGGGACGACGAACCGGCGCCGGTGGAGTGGGACTCGCATCGCGCGCGCTTCGTCGGCCGCGGAGGCACGCTCGCCCAGCCGGAGGGCCTGTGGCGAAGGCTCGGCGCCGAGGCCGGATCCGTCGCGGATCCGGCGGCCATTTTGCGCACCACGGTCGCCGTCGAGCCGGGCGCCAAGCGCATCGTGTACGTCGTCACGGCGCTCGGCGCCAAGCGAGAGGAGGTCGTGGAGCAGGCTCTGCGCATGCGCCACACGGCCGTGCGCACGCGCGCCGCTCAGCTCGCGTGGGTGCGCGCGCAAATCGATCTGCGCCAGCTCCACCTCACGCCAGACGACGTCGCGGACGCCATGGAGCTTCTGGCGCGGTTTGTGTCCAAACGCGCGCTGTCGCCCGCGCGAAAAGCTGCCATTGAGCAAAACGAACTCGGGCCGTCCGGGCTGTGGGCGCACGGCATCTCGGGCGATGTACCGATCGTCGTCGTCCGGCTCGCTTCCGCAGCCGAGGTCCCGTTCGTGGCAAAGGTCGCCCGGCTCACGCACTACCTCGCGGGCATGGGCTTCCCGAGCGATCTCGTCGTGATCGACGAGACGACGTCGAGCTACCGCGACGAAATGAGGCAGCGGATCCAGGCGGAGATGGCCCGCCGCGGCGTGCACGACGCCTCGAGGCTCGCCGTGCTGAAATCCGATCAGCTCTCGAGCGCGGAAAGGGCGCTCATCGAGGCCGTGGCCGTCGCCGAGTTGCGCGCTGGGGGCCCGAGCGTGGGGGCGCAGCTGCACGGCGGGCGCCCAGAGGCGGCAGAGCCGGTGATGCTCGCGTCGGACCGGCTCGAGCGCGGGCCGGATCGCCCGCGGCGCGAGTCGGTTGGCGTCGAGGGGGAGTTTTCGAATGGCTACGGCGCGTTCGTCGAAGGCGGGCGGGCCTACCGCATGCGCGTCACGGCGGGCACGAAGCCGCCGCGCCCGTGGACCAACGTGATGGCCAACCCGTCGTTTGGCACCCTCGTGACCGAGCTCGGCACGGGCTACACCTGGTGGCGCAACAGCCGGGAGTTCAAGCTGACACCGTGGCGAAACGATCCTGCGTTCGACACGCCCGGCGAAGTCGTGTACCTCGTCGATCTCGACGACGGAGCCATGGCGAGCGCCACGCCCTCGCCCGCGGGGGGCGACCGCTCGTACGTGGTCACGCATCAGCCAGGACTGACCACGTTTCAGAGCGAATGGGGCCGCCTGGCATGCGCGCTCGAGGTGTATGCCGACCGGACCGAACCCGTGAAGTGGATGCGGCTTCGGCTTCGCAACGAAGGCGACACGCCGCGGCGCATCCGGGTTGTGCCGTACGCCGAGTGGGTGCTCGGCGTGGATCCCCTGGCTTCGCCGCCGCTTTTCGTGGTGCGCAGGCTGGGGGCGGACGTGATCGCCGCAGACAACCGGTATCAGGAGGCGTTTCGCGGCGCGATGGGCTTCCTCGCCGTCGGTGGCGCGGGGCTAAGCGTTGGGTGGCTGAGCGACAAGGCGCGCTTTCTGGGCGGCGGATCGTACGCGTGCCCGGATGCGCTCGCCGAGGAGGTGTGGCGCGGAGAAGACGGGCCCGCCGCCATGCCGTGTGCGGCCATCGCGCGCCACCTCGAGCTTGCGCCCGGCGAGGCGGCGGAGGTGGTGGTGCTGATTGGTGCCGCCGCGAGCGAAGGCGAGGTGCTGCGCCTCGCGCGCCGAGCCACGCCCGAGCAGGCGGACGAATCGCTTCGCACCGTCAAGGCGTTCTGGTCGGACCTCCTCGATCGCGTCCAGGTCCGCACGCCGGATCGCGCCTTTGACATCCTGATGAACGGGTGGCTTTTGTACCAGGTCCTGTCCTGCCGGCTCTGGGCGCGCACGGCGTTTTATCAGGCGGGCGGCGCCTTTGGCTTTCGCGATCAGCTTCAGGACGCGCTGGCGCTCGTGCACGCGTGGCCGGAGGTGTTGCGCGAGCAGATCCTGCGCGCAGCGCGCCATCAGTACGCGGAGGGCGATGTCCAGCACTGGTGGCACGAGGAACTCGGCAAGGGCATCCGCACCCGCTTCTCAGACGATCTGCTCTGGCTGCCGTACGCGGTCTCGCGCTACCTCGAGGCCACGGGCGATGTCAGCGTGCTCGATGAGCGCGCCCCGTACCTCGTCAGTGCGCCGCTCGGCGACGGCGAGCTCGAGCGGTACGAGGACATCGTCTGGAGCGACGCGGAGGCCACCATCGCCCAGCACATGGTCCGCGCCGTCGAGCGGGCGCTTCACTTTGGCGATCACGGCCTGCCGCTCATCGGCATCGGCGACTGGAACGACGGCTTGAGCCGCGTCGGCGCCAGGGGACGCGGCGAAAGCGTGTGGCTTGCGTGGTTTTTGGCGGATGTCCTGCGCCGGATGGGCGAGATCGACCACCCCGACATCGCCCCGCACCGCGCGCGATTCGCTTCGATGCGCGAACGCGTCCTCCAGGCGGCCAACGAAGCAGGCTGGGACGGGCAGTGGTATCGGCGCGCTGTGACGGACGACGGGGTGTGGCTCGGTGCGGCGGGATCGACTGCATGCCGGATCGACGCCATTGCGCAGTCGTGGGCGGTCATCTCCGGCGGGGCGCCACCCGAGCGGGCCCTGCGCGCCATGGAGTCGTTCGATCGCGAGCTCGTCGATCGGCGCCTGGCCGTGGCGCACCTCCTCCGGCCGGCGTTTCGCGAGATGCGCCCGAGCCCGGGCTACATCCAGGGCTATCCGCCGGGGCTTCGGGAGAACGGGGGGCAGTACACGCATGGGGTCATCTGGAGCATCATCGCCTGGGCGATGCTGGGGCGCGGGGATGCGGCGCACGAGCTGTACGCGCTGTTGAACCCCATCCACCACACCGGGACCCCGCGCGACGTGGAGCGCTACGGGAACGAGCCGTACGTCATGTCGGCCGACGTCTACACGTCCGAGCCCAACGTGGGGCAAGGGGGGTGGTCTTGGTATACAGGTGCCGCGTCGTGGATGTATCAGGCCGGCCTGGAGGCCATTCTCGGCATTCGGCGCAGGGGGGCGCAGCTTTGGGTGTCGCCCTGCATCCCAGACGATTGGCCTGGGTACGAAGTGGTCTACCGGTTTGGCTCGTCCAAGTACCACATCCGCGTCGAGCCATCGCCCGGGGCCATCTCGGCGAAGCGAGGCGGTCAACCGTCGCCGTCCGGCTCACCGAGACGTCCAGGGGACGTGGAACTGCCATACGTGATCGATCTCGTCGACGACGGACAGGAGCACGAAGTCGTGGTTCGGCTTTCCTCGGCGTCTGCTGTGCCAAAGGCCGCGGTGCGCGCGGGGGACATGGCGCGCGGAGGGCTCGAGCTCCGCGCGCCCTCCCGCGAGGTTCGCGTGTTGCCGCTCACCGCCATGTACAGGGAGCGCGACGCTCAACCGTGA
- a CDS encoding MFS transporter: protein MASQVVAARLNQMPLTRWHKRIAVIVGISLFFDLFDIYLSGVLGTVLTKAFHIAKSEQALLLSSAFLGMFIGSIGFNALADRVGRKAAFLGILSTYSVFTFIAAFSPNATVLIIFRFLAGLGIGALLPLCDVYLSEIFPAHNRGRIMAWTYTLEFCATPVEGFLARALVPTHFLMAGWRWLFVIGSVGAIIVWALQSLLPESPRWLESVGRHEEANRILAKFLSELGQSANELLVSGDTMEPKRVPLGTLFTPTYAKRTVMLWIFQILQTFGYYGFGTLVPLVLASKGLTITTSLTYAAVSFIGYPVGSLLSVPIVERMERKWIVVGAAFCMGVFGILFGMTTQPGLIMLFGFLYTLASNIFSNGYHIFQAEIYPTSVRATAVGTAYSLSRLMSGLMPFILLPVLHAHGATAMFSVVAGAMLLLMIDVGVLGPKTTGRALEDVNERVIANEQGPNLGM from the coding sequence ATGGCTTCTCAAGTTGTCGCGGCACGACTCAACCAGATGCCGCTCACGCGATGGCACAAGCGCATCGCCGTGATCGTCGGCATCAGCCTGTTCTTTGACCTCTTCGACATCTACCTGTCAGGTGTGCTTGGCACGGTGCTGACGAAAGCGTTTCACATCGCCAAGTCGGAACAGGCGCTGCTGCTTTCCTCCGCATTCCTCGGCATGTTCATTGGGAGCATCGGATTCAATGCGCTGGCCGATCGCGTCGGGCGCAAAGCGGCATTCCTCGGCATTCTCTCAACCTATTCTGTGTTCACCTTCATCGCAGCGTTCAGCCCGAACGCAACCGTTCTCATCATCTTCCGTTTCCTCGCGGGCCTTGGCATTGGTGCACTCTTGCCGCTTTGCGACGTGTACCTGAGCGAAATTTTCCCGGCGCACAACCGGGGTCGGATCATGGCGTGGACGTACACCCTCGAGTTTTGCGCCACGCCGGTGGAGGGCTTTCTGGCACGTGCCCTCGTGCCCACACACTTCCTCATGGCGGGGTGGAGGTGGCTGTTTGTCATCGGATCGGTGGGCGCCATCATCGTTTGGGCGCTGCAGAGCCTCTTGCCCGAGTCGCCTCGGTGGCTCGAGTCGGTGGGCCGCCACGAGGAGGCCAACCGAATCCTCGCGAAATTCCTATCCGAACTTGGGCAATCAGCGAATGAGCTGCTTGTGTCTGGCGACACCATGGAGCCCAAGCGCGTGCCGCTGGGGACCTTGTTCACGCCGACCTACGCCAAGCGCACCGTCATGCTTTGGATCTTTCAAATTCTCCAAACCTTCGGCTACTACGGCTTTGGCACCCTGGTTCCGCTCGTCCTGGCGAGCAAGGGCCTGACGATCACGACTTCGCTCACCTATGCAGCCGTGAGTTTCATCGGCTACCCCGTCGGCTCGCTCCTTTCGGTGCCGATTGTGGAGCGGATGGAACGCAAGTGGATTGTGGTCGGTGCAGCCTTTTGCATGGGCGTCTTCGGCATTCTCTTCGGCATGACCACCCAGCCCGGACTCATCATGCTGTTTGGCTTTTTGTATACGCTCGCGAGCAACATCTTCTCGAACGGCTACCATATCTTCCAGGCCGAGATTTATCCGACGTCCGTTCGCGCCACGGCCGTGGGCACGGCGTACAGCCTGAGCCGCCTGATGAGCGGCCTGATGCCGTTTATCCTCCTGCCTGTGCTGCATGCGCATGGCGCCACCGCCATGTTCTCCGTCGTCGCGGGCGCCATGCTGCTCTTGATGATCGACGTGGGCGTGCTTGGCCCGAAGACGACCGGCCGCGCGCTGGAAGACGTCAACGAGCGCGTGATCGCCAACGAACAAGGGCCGAATCTCGGCATGTGA
- a CDS encoding LacI family DNA-binding transcriptional regulator, which produces MATMKDVAELARVSIAIVSRVLNDDRSLSIPDSTRKRVIEAANQLNYQVKKRRQKSVLKSLKKVAIVDFHPEDQERDDPYFWPMVQGIELECQEQGLPHPSKIYVKSADEFDPLELSQYDGVLVIGAEEWSGWEGVRHPGLIFLDHCPNPDEYPSVVLNFAAAVRQVFSHFWKLGYREFGYIGGLRLFGMDEREATFRACVKSALGSEPAVAHGDWSTSGGYEAMRALLESDIALPRAIFAASDPMAIGAIRALAEAGKKVPEDVAVVGFDDIEVAPYVNPALTTVRVQPELMGRIGVRMLLHPYDDEVPLQVVMPYRLVVRESCGAYESVPALGGV; this is translated from the coding sequence ATGGCGACGATGAAGGATGTCGCTGAACTAGCCAGAGTATCGATTGCCATCGTATCCCGAGTCTTGAACGATGACCGATCTCTGTCGATCCCGGATTCTACGCGTAAGAGAGTCATCGAAGCTGCGAATCAGCTCAATTATCAAGTTAAAAAAAGGCGTCAAAAATCAGTTTTAAAATCACTAAAAAAGGTGGCTATCGTTGATTTTCATCCTGAGGACCAGGAGCGAGATGATCCTTACTTCTGGCCTATGGTGCAAGGCATTGAGCTTGAATGCCAAGAACAAGGATTACCCCATCCTTCGAAGATCTATGTCAAATCCGCGGATGAATTTGACCCGCTCGAACTGTCGCAATATGACGGCGTGCTCGTCATCGGAGCAGAGGAATGGTCTGGCTGGGAGGGAGTTCGGCATCCAGGACTTATATTTTTGGATCATTGCCCCAATCCCGACGAGTATCCGTCAGTCGTTTTAAACTTCGCAGCTGCTGTCCGACAGGTGTTTAGCCATTTTTGGAAACTGGGATATCGCGAGTTCGGTTACATCGGAGGTCTGCGGCTATTCGGGATGGACGAGCGAGAGGCGACATTTCGAGCGTGTGTCAAATCGGCCTTGGGGTCTGAGCCTGCTGTAGCCCATGGCGACTGGTCGACGTCGGGTGGTTACGAAGCCATGCGTGCATTGCTAGAGTCAGACATCGCTTTACCAAGGGCCATTTTCGCAGCTAGCGACCCGATGGCCATTGGAGCTATTCGAGCGCTTGCCGAAGCCGGCAAAAAGGTCCCTGAAGATGTCGCTGTTGTAGGGTTTGACGACATTGAAGTGGCTCCTTACGTCAATCCCGCACTCACGACCGTTCGAGTTCAGCCTGAGCTCATGGGGAGAATTGGTGTTCGAATGCTCTTGCATCCCTATGACGATGAGGTGCCCTTGCAGGTCGTGATGCCATATCGGCTCGTCGTGCGGGAAAGCTGCGGAGCTTATGAGAGCGTGCCCGCGCTGGGAGGTGTGTGA